A genomic stretch from Thermomonospora umbrina includes:
- a CDS encoding alpha/beta fold hydrolase, which yields MSRTDAERPGDLPPGVFVEIGGERVHLVESGPSDAPPVLLTSGLGGAWFDWECVTDLLAGHRVLCFDRPGTGLSPAARSRPSLRREVRLLAGLARWAGRPVVVVAHSMAGFQAEALARVHPELVRGLVLVDPSFEASPWSDVRISAALQPGLRLAGRAAGLTRVPWLTAPRARRSLLRFISRRKPPVPDGLVRAVYGRGTVLGTILAENAAYREMAADVIALRRRRPFPPVPLVVLTALADMGDGQKAKAWAEDHRELAAMSPYGRQVDLPDSLHLVQVDRPDVVAEAVREVLAVEGPER from the coding sequence ATGAGCCGAACCGATGCCGAACGGCCCGGCGACCTCCCGCCCGGCGTCTTCGTCGAGATCGGCGGGGAGCGCGTCCACCTGGTCGAGAGCGGCCCCTCGGACGCCCCTCCGGTGCTGCTGACCAGCGGCCTCGGCGGGGCCTGGTTCGACTGGGAGTGCGTCACCGACCTCCTGGCCGGTCATCGGGTGCTGTGCTTCGACCGTCCCGGCACGGGTCTGAGCCCGGCCGCCCGGAGCAGGCCCAGCCTGCGCCGCGAGGTGCGGCTGCTGGCCGGGCTGGCGCGGTGGGCGGGTCGGCCGGTGGTCGTGGTGGCGCACTCCATGGCCGGGTTCCAGGCGGAGGCGCTGGCCCGCGTCCATCCCGAGCTGGTGCGGGGTCTGGTGCTGGTGGACCCGAGCTTCGAGGCGTCCCCCTGGTCGGACGTGCGGATCTCGGCGGCGCTGCAGCCGGGCCTCCGGCTCGCCGGGAGGGCGGCGGGGCTGACCCGGGTCCCCTGGCTGACCGCGCCGCGCGCCCGTCGTTCCCTGCTGCGCTTCATCAGCCGCCGCAAGCCGCCCGTGCCCGACGGCCTGGTCCGCGCGGTGTACGGGCGGGGCACCGTGCTCGGCACGATCCTCGCGGAGAACGCCGCCTACCGCGAGATGGCCGCCGACGTGATCGCCCTGCGCCGCCGGCGGCCGTTCCCGCCGGTGCCCCTGGTGGTCCTCACCGCGCTCGCCGACATGGGCGACGGGCAGAAGGCGAAGGCCTGGGCCGAGGACCATCGCGAGCTGGCCGCGATGAGCCCGTACGGACGCCAGGTGGACCTGCCGGACTCCCTGCACCTGGTGCAGGTCGACCGGCCCGACGTCGTCGCCGAGGCGGTGCGCGAGGTCCTGGCCGTCGAGGGCCCGGAGCGGTGA